The DNA window TTGGTGTCGCAGCGGCTGCTGAAGAACAAATTGCCGAAATGGATGAAGCAGATAAGGCTGATTTTCTTGAAATGGAAGGCGTTACAGAACCGGGATTGAACCGGTTGATTCGGGCAGCGTACAAGCTCTTAGGCTTGGAAACCTTCTTTACTGCTGGTGGGCCTGAAACGCGGGCTTGGACTTACAAGAAGGGCACAAAGGCTCCACAAGCAGCGGGAATTATTCACTCTGATTTTGAACGTGGGTTTATCCGGGCCGAAGTAATGAGCTTTGAAGATCTTGATGAATTAGGTTCTGAATCAGCGGTAAAGGAAGCGGGAAAGCTCCGTCTTGAAGGAAAAGATTACGTAATGCAAGATGGGGATATTGTTGAATTCCGGTTCAACGTTTAAACCTCTGAGGATAAGAGAGGAGTAGTTTTATAGTGAGTGAAGAACAACCACGGAATGCACAAGCCGGCCAACGTCAAAAACGATTAGAAAAGGAACGTCGGCAAGCAAATGGGAATGCTTTTAGCAACTATGATCTAACACGAAAAAATGAAGATTTTATGTATCAATTAAATAAACAGTTGGATCGTCTCGGTGTTCCTTCTGATAAGAAAGACCCAATGCTAAAGGAAACCATTGATAAATTGCTAGTAGGACAAAAGAAGGGACAAACTGCGCGGGCATTATTTGGTACGCCAACTGAATATGCTAAAGAATTGAAGAATCCTAAGCCAACTCCTGCTGAAGCAAGTAAGCAATCAATTAAGTTATTGGCAATTGATAATATGCTGATTTTCTTAAGTATCTTTACGTTTATGTTTGGTTTAATGTTTTGGTTATCACCAGCTGCAATGCAAACAAAGAATGCTGGAAGTAGTGGTATTACCGCAATCTTAATCGTAGCAATCACTGGAGGGTTGATTTTTGGTTATGTGGCTACCCAGGTTCAACCGCAAATTAATAAGAAGGGTAAACGGGTAAGCAAGAAGCCATTATGGCAACGGATTCTTTTAATCGTTGCCGGGTTAGCAGCTTGGTTAATTATTTACATGCTTGTAAGTATGTTGCCAAATGTAATCAACCCACGGCTTAATCCATGGGTCTACATTGGCATCGGAGTTATTACTTTCATTGGGGATATGTACTTCCGGTCTAGATTCCATGTTACAGGCTCCCTTTATGGTAATCGTGCGCCGCGGCGTTAAAATATTTTAGCAACGGAACTATTTGCCAGGCTATCTTTTAAAATAAATGAGGGTGAGAAAAAGGTGAAAATTTTTCTCGCCCTTTTATTTCGCTCTTTTTTGAAATAAATTTCTGTAAATATATGGACAAATGTTCAATAGATTGTTAAGATATATACGTAAACTTATGAAAACGCATTCAAAGATGAGAGGAGATCATATTATTATGAAGTTAACACAAGCGCAATTAGCAAAATACATGGATCACACAATGCTTAAACCAGAAGCTACCCCCGAAATGATTGATAAGACAGTTGAAGAAGCTCGTAAATACAATACAGCTTCAGTTTGTATCAATCCTTACTGGGTTAAGCGAGTTCATGAAGGATTAGAAGGTACTGATATTAACACTTGTACAGTTATCGGCTTCCCTCTCGGTGCAACTTCAACAGAAAGCAAAGTTTTTGAAACTAAGCAGGCAATTGAAGATGGCGCCGATGAAATTGATATGGTTATCAATATCGGTGAATTAAAAGCAGGAAATGATGATGCGGTTGTTGCTGATATTAAGGCGGTTGCTGATGCTACTCACGAAAAGGGTAAACTTCTTAAAGTTATTATTGAAAATGCTCTTCTTACTGACGAAGAAAAAGCACGTGCAAGTAAGCTTACTGTAAAAGGTGATGCTGACTTTGTAAAGACTTCAACTGGTTTTTCAACTTCAGGAGCGAAGGTAGACGACGTTAAGATTATGCGTGAAGCAGTTGGACCAGACTTTAAGATTAAGGCAGCTGGTGGAATTCACAGCCTTCAAGAAGCTTACGATATGATTGAAGCTGGTGCTAACCGTTTAGGTGTTTCCGCTTCTGTTCAAATCTTAGAAGAAGCCGCAAA is part of the Limosilactobacillus reuteri genome and encodes:
- a CDS encoding DUF1129 domain-containing protein; this translates as MSEEQPRNAQAGQRQKRLEKERRQANGNAFSNYDLTRKNEDFMYQLNKQLDRLGVPSDKKDPMLKETIDKLLVGQKKGQTARALFGTPTEYAKELKNPKPTPAEASKQSIKLLAIDNMLIFLSIFTFMFGLMFWLSPAAMQTKNAGSSGITAILIVAITGGLIFGYVATQVQPQINKKGKRVSKKPLWQRILLIVAGLAAWLIIYMLVSMLPNVINPRLNPWVYIGIGVITFIGDMYFRSRFHVTGSLYGNRAPRR
- the deoC gene encoding deoxyribose-phosphate aldolase; amino-acid sequence: MKLTQAQLAKYMDHTMLKPEATPEMIDKTVEEARKYNTASVCINPYWVKRVHEGLEGTDINTCTVIGFPLGATSTESKVFETKQAIEDGADEIDMVINIGELKAGNDDAVVADIKAVADATHEKGKLLKVIIENALLTDEEKARASKLTVKGDADFVKTSTGFSTSGAKVDDVKIMREAVGPDFKIKAAGGIHSLQEAYDMIEAGANRLGVSASVQILEEAAKQ